In Deltaproteobacteria bacterium HGW-Deltaproteobacteria-2, the following are encoded in one genomic region:
- a CDS encoding peptide ABC transporter permease has product MNLWETLYRNKLMLAGSGLVLLLLFISLLAPWLAPYDPGQIDLTNVLASPSLQHLFGTDQLGRDVLSRMIWGARISLKVGFVATGVAIIIGTILGAVAGYYGGWVDSVIMRFVDIMLCFPTFFLILAVIAFLEPSIWNIMIIIGLTGWMGVTRLVRADFISLRERDFVKAARAIGAGDLRIIFLHILPNAMASILVAATLGIAGAILTESALSFLGIGVQPPTPSWGNILTAGKDNIDIAWWLSFYPGLAILITVVGYNLLGEGIRDLLDPRLKK; this is encoded by the coding sequence ATGAATCTTTGGGAAACATTATACAGAAACAAATTGATGCTTGCCGGCAGCGGCCTTGTTTTGTTGCTGTTGTTTATATCGCTTCTGGCACCATGGCTGGCTCCTTATGATCCCGGTCAAATTGATTTGACCAATGTGCTGGCATCGCCCTCATTGCAACATTTATTCGGAACGGATCAACTAGGGCGTGATGTATTGTCCCGTATGATCTGGGGCGCGAGAATATCATTGAAAGTAGGATTCGTGGCTACCGGTGTGGCCATAATTATTGGGACCATCCTCGGGGCTGTAGCGGGATATTATGGCGGTTGGGTAGATTCAGTGATAATGCGGTTTGTAGATATTATGCTTTGCTTTCCCACTTTTTTCCTGATTCTGGCGGTAATCGCTTTTCTGGAACCTTCTATCTGGAATATCATGATCATTATTGGTTTGACAGGTTGGATGGGCGTAACAAGGCTGGTAAGGGCTGATTTCATTTCATTGCGGGAAAGGGACTTTGTTAAGGCGGCAAGAGCCATAGGAGCCGGCGACTTGCGGATCATTTTCTTGCATATCCTTCCTAACGCTATGGCTTCGATTCTGGTTGCGGCGACATTGGGTATTGCCGGGGCGATACTTACCGAATCGGCCTTGAGTTTTTTAGGCATTGGTGTGCAACCTCCTACGCCCAGTTGGGGCAATATTTTGACTGCGGGTAAAGACAATATCGATATTGCCTGGTGGCTTTCTTTTTATCCGGGCCTGGCTATATTGATTACTGTTGTGGGTTACAATCTCCTGGGAGAGGGAATAAGGGATTTGCTTGATCCGCGCCTGAAAAAATGA
- a CDS encoding hydrolase TatD, translated as MLIDSHAHLEMREFDSDREEVIKRSREAGVDFIITVGINLEFSLKAVNLAQKHENIYAAIGIHPHDVVNADNSTYDALKELAHRKEVVAYGEIGLDFFRNLSPQEKQLEAFGRQLELAQELNLPVIIHDREAHKQSIEIVKSSRVRRGVFHCFSGDYEMAKKCTDLGFYISIPGVVTFDKSKTLQEVAQRLPLSNLLLETDCPYLAPVPHRGKRNEPSYVIHTAKKVAEIKKVSWEEVAEVTACNTMNLFGIKATGIN; from the coding sequence ATGCTTATTGATTCCCACGCCCATTTGGAAATGAGAGAGTTTGATTCTGACCGCGAGGAAGTGATCAAACGATCCAGAGAAGCGGGAGTTGATTTTATTATCACTGTGGGAATAAATTTAGAATTCAGCCTCAAAGCTGTTAACCTTGCCCAAAAACATGAAAATATTTATGCAGCAATAGGCATACATCCCCATGATGTAGTAAACGCTGATAATAGCACCTACGACGCTCTTAAGGAGCTTGCGCACAGGAAAGAAGTTGTTGCCTATGGCGAAATCGGGTTGGATTTTTTCCGTAATCTTTCACCTCAAGAAAAACAATTAGAAGCATTTGGCCGGCAACTGGAATTGGCTCAGGAACTTAATCTTCCTGTCATTATCCATGATCGTGAAGCTCATAAGCAGTCTATCGAAATCGTTAAATCATCAAGGGTGCGCCGCGGAGTATTTCACTGTTTTTCCGGAGATTACGAAATGGCTAAAAAGTGCACTGATCTTGGATTTTACATCTCAATTCCCGGCGTGGTGACATTTGATAAATCTAAAACACTTCAGGAAGTCGCCCAGCGCCTTCCTCTTTCTAATTTATTGCTGGAAACGGATTGTCCCTATCTTGCCCCTGTTCCGCACCGCGGCAAAAGGAATGAACCTTCTTATGTTATTCATACGGCAAAAAAAGTGGCTGAAATCAAAAAAGTTTCATGGGAAGAAGTTGCTGAGGTAACTGCTTGCAATACAATGAATCTTTTTGGTATTAAAGCTACCGGCATTAATTAG
- the queC gene encoding 7-cyano-7-deazaguanine synthase QueC, producing MMKDNSKAVVLLSGGIDSATTLAIAKDKGFDVYALSFRYGQRHVVELEAAKRVALCNKVTEHLIIDIDLRRIGGSALTANIAVPKSRNVEQMGKNIPVTYVPARNTIFLSYALAWAEVIGADDIFIGVNALDYSGYPDCRAEYIAAYEQMANLATKAGVESGEKLKINAPLINMSKSQIIRKGIELGVDYSLTHSCYDPLPSGEACGECDSCLLRLKGFRDAGVKDPVKYKNEG from the coding sequence ATGATGAAAGATAACTCGAAAGCCGTTGTTCTTCTTAGTGGAGGGATTGATTCCGCCACGACACTGGCTATTGCTAAAGACAAGGGATTTGATGTCTACGCGTTGAGCTTTCGTTACGGACAACGGCATGTTGTAGAGTTGGAAGCAGCAAAGCGTGTTGCTCTATGCAACAAAGTTACTGAACATCTGATAATCGATATTGATTTGCGCCGGATCGGCGGCTCTGCATTAACTGCGAATATCGCTGTTCCTAAAAGTAGAAATGTGGAACAAATGGGAAAAAATATTCCGGTAACTTATGTTCCGGCGCGTAATACTATATTTCTTTCTTATGCTTTGGCCTGGGCGGAAGTGATCGGAGCTGACGATATTTTTATTGGAGTAAATGCCCTGGACTACAGCGGTTATCCGGATTGCCGTGCGGAGTATATTGCCGCTTACGAACAAATGGCCAATTTGGCGACAAAAGCCGGTGTGGAAAGCGGGGAAAAATTAAAAATTAATGCGCCGCTAATCAACATGAGTAAATCGCAAATTATCCGGAAGGGCATTGAACTGGGAGTCGATTACAGTCTGACGCACAGTTGCTATGATCCTCTTCCTTCAGGTGAAGCCTGCGGCGAATGTGATTCCTGCCTTTTACGTTTGAAAGGTTTCAGGGATGCCGGTGTTAAAGATCCTGTCAAATATAAAAATGAGGGTTGA
- the queE gene encoding 7-carboxy-7-deazaguanine synthase has product MSYFIKEIFYSIQGEGFYSGRPAVFCRFAGCNLWSGKEADRKKAVCKFCDTDFIGCDGPQGGEFPKPDHLVERICKLWPEKKLKTVRPFVVCTGGEPLLQLNVELIEALHTKGWEIAVETNGTLLPPPGIDWICVSPKAGAKLLLRSGQELKLVFPQQGAQPEKYEALDFQFFFLQPMDSPDREKNTRLALEYVLSHPKWRLGLQTHKILGIK; this is encoded by the coding sequence TTGAGTTATTTTATCAAAGAGATATTTTATTCAATTCAAGGCGAGGGTTTTTATTCCGGTCGCCCGGCTGTTTTTTGCCGTTTTGCCGGCTGTAATTTATGGTCAGGAAAAGAAGCCGACCGCAAAAAAGCCGTTTGTAAGTTTTGCGATACCGATTTTATCGGATGTGATGGACCCCAAGGGGGGGAATTCCCCAAACCAGATCACTTAGTAGAAAGAATTTGCAAACTATGGCCGGAAAAAAAATTAAAAACAGTCCGGCCGTTTGTTGTCTGCACAGGCGGAGAGCCGTTATTGCAATTGAATGTAGAGTTAATTGAAGCTTTGCACACAAAGGGATGGGAAATAGCCGTCGAAACGAACGGCACACTCTTGCCACCACCGGGAATCGATTGGATTTGCGTTAGTCCCAAAGCCGGTGCTAAGCTATTATTACGTTCGGGGCAGGAGTTAAAATTGGTATTTCCTCAGCAGGGAGCCCAGCCCGAAAAATACGAGGCGCTGGATTTTCAGTTTTTTTTTCTGCAGCCGATGGATTCACCAGATCGTGAAAAAAATACTCGATTGGCCTTGGAATATGTACTGTCTCATCCAAAATGGCGGTTGGGTTTGCAGACACATAAAATTTTAGGCATAAAGTGA
- the queD gene encoding 6-carboxytetrahydropterin synthase QueD, translated as MEIFKVFKFDAAHRLPNVDPGHKCFKVHGHSYTVEIHLRGLVDPQSGWLIDFDDIEKAFKPLHDQLDHKYLNNIDGLDNPTSENVAKWIWENIHSALPQVNKVILRESPESGCIYQGEE; from the coding sequence GTGGAAATTTTCAAGGTATTTAAATTTGATGCGGCTCATCGTCTTCCCAACGTTGATCCCGGACATAAATGTTTCAAGGTTCATGGACACTCCTACACTGTCGAAATTCATCTTAGGGGTTTGGTTGATCCGCAATCCGGCTGGTTGATAGATTTTGATGATATTGAAAAAGCTTTTAAACCACTACACGACCAACTGGATCATAAATATTTAAATAATATTGACGGGCTTGATAATCCAACATCGGAAAATGTTGCCAAATGGATCTGGGAAAATATTCATTCGGCATTGCCGCAAGTAAATAAAGTTATTTTACGGGAAAGTCCCGAATCGGGCTGCATCTATCAAGGTGAAGAATAG
- a CDS encoding thioesterase family protein, with amino-acid sequence MYLFDKDVLLEQKDEFDFEGIVSPNWSINANPNGGYLTAFLAAAMQKKSDKKWPVIVTANFLGKCETEKKSKVAVEAISTGYSLNRFQASLIQDGVERTRAWATLMNESSCDQSANRYEKDAPEMPAREECFLFPHVPAYTLYDHMDVLLAPSCAGWIKGESNLSPVSEQKGWIKFKDDRPWDALSLLLIADSFPPPVLASHGIVAWVPTIEYSVSVRDIPDTAWIKAVFRSHYLTSDIVEEDGELWDESGKLLAISRQIAQFRKY; translated from the coding sequence ATGTATCTGTTTGACAAAGACGTTCTGCTGGAACAAAAAGACGAATTTGATTTTGAAGGAATTGTTTCCCCCAACTGGTCGATCAATGCAAATCCTAACGGCGGATATCTGACGGCTTTTCTGGCTGCGGCCATGCAAAAAAAGAGTGATAAAAAATGGCCGGTCATCGTTACCGCGAATTTTCTTGGCAAATGTGAGACGGAAAAGAAATCCAAAGTGGCGGTGGAAGCTATTTCCACAGGGTATTCATTAAATCGCTTTCAGGCCAGCCTGATTCAGGATGGTGTGGAAAGAACCCGTGCCTGGGCGACATTAATGAATGAAAGTAGCTGCGACCAAAGCGCGAACCGGTACGAAAAAGATGCCCCGGAAATGCCCGCGCGAGAAGAGTGTTTTCTGTTTCCGCATGTGCCGGCATACACATTATATGATCACATGGATGTTTTGCTGGCGCCTTCCTGCGCCGGATGGATAAAAGGTGAAAGTAATTTATCGCCGGTTTCCGAACAAAAGGGATGGATAAAATTCAAAGATGACCGTCCCTGGGATGCTCTTTCTCTTCTTTTAATTGCTGATTCTTTTCCGCCGCCGGTGCTGGCCAGTCATGGGATTGTGGCATGGGTGCCGACAATCGAATATTCAGTCAGCGTCAGAGATATTCCCGATACGGCATGGATTAAAGCGGTTTTCCGCTCTCATTATCTGACCAGTGATATTGTGGAAGAAGACGGCGAACTATGGGATGAAAGTGGTAAACTTCTGGCGATATCGCGGCAGATTGCCCAGTTTAGAAAATATTAA
- a CDS encoding carboxylate--amine ligase — MDVIKKAVKEGRKTLSEYESRLVIESAGVFVAAAALTKTKEEAIREAEAMGYPVVMKGCSAELSHKTEAGMVALNITDSDQVAQVFDELTSKAKNLDGILVEKMVRGSREFVIGLSRDPSFGPCVMFGLGGIFTEALKDVTFRVAPLTREDALEMIDEIKTKKLLGEFRGSPAVDRESLAKALVGVGDLGIKYDSIAEIDINPLIICGDKPVAVDALVVLK, encoded by the coding sequence CTGGATGTAATTAAAAAAGCTGTAAAGGAAGGACGAAAGACGCTGTCAGAATATGAATCGAGGCTGGTAATAGAATCGGCTGGCGTTTTTGTCGCAGCGGCGGCTCTAACCAAAACCAAGGAAGAGGCAATTCGGGAAGCTGAAGCGATGGGCTATCCTGTGGTTATGAAGGGATGCTCTGCCGAACTTTCCCACAAAACAGAAGCAGGTATGGTTGCGTTAAACATAACTGATTCTGATCAGGTCGCACAGGTCTTTGACGAACTCACGTCTAAGGCAAAAAATCTCGATGGAATACTTGTGGAAAAAATGGTTCGTGGTTCTCGCGAGTTTGTGATTGGTCTTTCACGTGATCCTAGTTTCGGTCCTTGCGTCATGTTCGGTTTGGGCGGCATATTTACGGAAGCATTAAAAGATGTGACTTTCCGCGTGGCGCCTCTAACACGGGAAGACGCTCTGGAAATGATAGATGAAATAAAAACGAAAAAATTACTCGGCGAATTCAGAGGAAGCCCGGCGGTGGACAGAGAATCCCTGGCTAAAGCTCTTGTCGGAGTAGGAGATTTGGGGATAAAGTACGATTCCATCGCTGAGATTGATATTAATCCGCTGATTATCTGCGGAGACAAACCGGTTGCTGTCGACGCACTGGTGGTTTTGAAATAA
- a CDS encoding C4-dicarboxylate ABC transporter substrate-binding protein, protein METMGFGKTATISALILIVLVAVLIVFLFINSTPPKTIIMTSGDDNSMFYKIADKYAKILALNGVKLKVIKSEGSLENLERLSNPSYRVDVGFVQSGLAKGRKIDNLVSLGSVAFEPLFVFYRGNKPVEFLSQFTGKKLAIGPDGSGTNHLATNLLSMNGIEPEEPPEAPTELWEMDDEEATQDLLNGKVDAVFFMADSASSRLMRKLLHEPGIKLMNFAQADAYTRRVGYLNKLVLPKGAIDFGKNVPDHDITLIAPSVELIARSDLHPALSDLLLEAAKEIHGRATLFQGRGEFPAPLEHEFHISDDASRYYKSGKSFLYRYFPFWMASLISRILVVFLPIVLILIPGLRVIPAIYRWGTKMRIYRWYRQLLALEQSMITQIGTDQQKELLARLDQIEQAVDSMKIPASFADQFYVLRGHVGFVRARLLERKTTN, encoded by the coding sequence ATGGAGACAATGGGTTTTGGTAAAACTGCGACAATCAGCGCCTTGATTTTGATTGTTCTGGTTGCTGTATTGATTGTTTTTTTGTTTATCAATTCAACTCCGCCTAAAACCATCATCATGACGAGCGGTGATGACAATAGCATGTTTTATAAAATTGCCGATAAATATGCCAAGATATTGGCCCTCAACGGCGTTAAACTCAAAGTTATCAAGTCTGAAGGGTCGCTGGAAAATCTGGAGAGATTATCCAATCCTTCCTATCGTGTGGATGTGGGCTTTGTGCAGTCGGGTTTGGCCAAGGGACGAAAGATTGATAATCTGGTTTCTCTGGGCAGCGTTGCGTTCGAGCCACTGTTTGTTTTTTACAGAGGAAACAAACCCGTAGAGTTTCTTTCACAATTTACAGGAAAAAAGCTGGCAATAGGCCCGGATGGCAGCGGCACAAATCATCTGGCTACAAATTTGTTATCGATGAATGGAATAGAACCGGAGGAGCCCCCGGAGGCGCCAACCGAATTATGGGAAATGGATGACGAGGAAGCAACTCAGGATTTACTAAATGGGAAAGTTGACGCCGTATTTTTTATGGCGGATTCGGCTTCCTCCAGATTGATGCGCAAACTGCTGCACGAGCCTGGAATAAAACTTATGAATTTTGCGCAGGCCGATGCCTATACGCGCCGTGTAGGCTATTTGAACAAATTGGTGCTTCCGAAAGGTGCCATTGATTTTGGAAAAAATGTTCCCGATCATGACATTACTTTAATTGCACCTTCAGTTGAACTTATCGCCCGCAGTGATTTGCATCCGGCTCTTTCTGATTTGCTGCTGGAAGCGGCAAAAGAAATTCACGGCCGGGCAACTCTGTTTCAAGGCAGGGGAGAGTTCCCTGCGCCTCTGGAACATGAATTTCACATCAGTGATGATGCCAGTCGTTATTATAAATCAGGGAAAAGTTTTCTGTACAGATATTTCCCGTTCTGGATGGCGAGCCTTATCAGTCGCATTTTGGTTGTTTTTCTGCCCATCGTTTTAATATTAATTCCGGGATTGCGTGTTATACCTGCGATCTACAGGTGGGGAACAAAAATGCGTATTTACCGGTGGTACCGTCAATTGCTGGCTCTCGAGCAGAGCATGATTACTCAAATAGGTACAGATCAACAGAAAGAATTACTGGCACGCCTTGATCAGATAGAGCAGGCCGTAGACAGTATGAAGATTCCGGCATCTTTTGCCGATCAATTCTATGTTTTGAGAGGCCATGTCGGTTTTGTCAGGGCAAGGCTTTTGGAACGCAAGACAACAAACTGA
- a CDS encoding short chain dehydrogenase, which produces MDLNKRFPKKRVIITGAGSGIGRALAYEFAKKQWNIVIAEINDSRAKETADQVKNLGGKAITVHCDVTKHADLEKTIETATKELGGVDIMMNNAGVSAGGYMERISLEDWDWILDINLKSVIYGCRAVIPLFKKQQSGYIINVASYAGLVCLPEMCSYNVAKAGVIAVSETLRTELSTSGIGVSVVCPSFIKTNLMDQFRSPDARQRNLAQGFFNKSIMSVEAVARCIIKSVSHNKMHILPQIDAKYMWWSKRHFPWLYFKSSAFIYKKGLVEKFLGVNSNKV; this is translated from the coding sequence ATGGATTTAAATAAAAGATTTCCAAAAAAACGCGTCATCATTACCGGTGCAGGCAGCGGCATAGGCAGGGCGCTGGCGTATGAATTTGCGAAAAAGCAATGGAATATTGTCATTGCCGAGATTAATGACAGTCGGGCAAAAGAAACGGCCGATCAGGTAAAAAATCTCGGGGGTAAAGCAATTACCGTGCATTGTGACGTTACCAAACACGCTGACCTCGAAAAAACTATTGAAACCGCAACAAAGGAATTGGGCGGAGTTGACATAATGATGAACAATGCGGGAGTGTCAGCAGGCGGATATATGGAAAGGATATCCCTTGAGGATTGGGACTGGATTCTCGATATAAACTTAAAAAGCGTCATATATGGATGCCGTGCTGTAATACCTTTGTTTAAGAAACAGCAGTCGGGATATATAATCAATGTTGCATCCTACGCCGGCCTGGTTTGTCTGCCGGAGATGTGCAGTTATAATGTGGCAAAAGCAGGAGTAATTGCAGTTTCCGAAACACTAAGAACAGAACTTTCCACTTCAGGTATTGGAGTATCGGTAGTGTGTCCGTCCTTCATTAAAACAAATCTAATGGATCAGTTTCGTTCCCCTGATGCAAGGCAGCGTAATTTAGCCCAGGGATTTTTCAATAAATCAATTATGTCAGTTGAAGCCGTGGCGCGGTGCATAATAAAATCAGTTTCACATAACAAGATGCATATACTTCCCCAGATTGACGCAAAATATATGTGGTGGTCAAAACGGCATTTCCCATGGCTATATTTTAAATCTTCAGCATTCATTTATAAGAAGGGATTAGTGGAGAAATTTCTAGGCGTAAATTCCAATAAAGTGTGA
- a CDS encoding glycosyl transferase family 2, translating into MKGLISVIVVNYNAFKYLIPCFVSLSKIDKDDYSLEIIMVDNLSQDGSVSAIKDKFPEIKIIENDVNNYTKALNLGIRSSVGNYVAVLNPDTIVEKNWFTGILDIMAGDDKIGVVQSKILFSDKNAINSVGVEEIEDFNFRDIGFDEKDAGKYDKTMEINFFSGGSVFFKRNCLVDVGGFDEDFVMYMEDVDYSIRCRDKGWRIFYSPQSIVYHKYHGVTSSALCEYYCSRNRLLLLGKRFPYKLPGSIKTSIFYFKNDMKNLYHSLIQAIKKMAEYQPTEIIIKILDDLKDIVPKVFGPRKAVNFFSQLEVALDLRKIKIGIYDHAFHFVGGGQRYVAKLAETLQYKYDITYIANKDITLEKYKEWFDIDLSNCKLKIIKIPFFQKADRYYIDEGIVINEETNPFDIISQESMHYDIFINANMLTKVKPLSVIAIFICHFPDGEKEKYFSVDHYDYLLTNGDYTSFWLKQKWGLNSALRLYPPVDMYHGNEGSDGKSKVILSVSRFEPSGSKKQLEMIRAFCKLCERDQYVKKEWRFIIAGGSSGDNFYFNKVKREINAINVTNIELMPNLTNSDILKLYGEASIFWHACGLGEKDPQLVEHFGMTTVEAMQNYCVPIVINDGGQKEIVEHEISGFLFSTVEELVSWTLKVIDDDELRKRIAQGAYEKSHRFNAEIFTKNALSFFSNVENRLKGGEPLSPT; encoded by the coding sequence GTGAAGGGTCTAATTTCTGTTATCGTTGTCAATTATAATGCTTTCAAATATTTGATACCTTGTTTTGTATCACTGAGCAAGATAGATAAAGATGATTACTCACTTGAAATAATTATGGTGGATAACTTGTCTCAAGATGGATCTGTCTCTGCAATTAAAGATAAGTTTCCTGAAATTAAAATTATAGAAAACGATGTCAATAATTATACGAAAGCACTAAACCTTGGTATACGGTCATCCGTCGGTAATTATGTCGCGGTTTTGAATCCTGATACCATTGTAGAAAAAAATTGGTTTACGGGGATTCTCGATATAATGGCCGGAGATGACAAGATTGGTGTAGTCCAAAGTAAGATACTCTTTTCTGACAAAAATGCCATCAATAGCGTAGGAGTTGAAGAAATTGAAGACTTTAACTTCCGGGATATCGGATTTGATGAGAAAGATGCAGGAAAGTACGACAAGACAATGGAAATAAATTTCTTTTCAGGTGGCTCGGTTTTTTTTAAGAGGAATTGCCTGGTGGATGTTGGCGGTTTTGACGAAGATTTCGTGATGTATATGGAGGATGTCGATTATAGCATCCGATGTCGTGACAAGGGATGGCGCATATTCTATTCTCCTCAAAGTATCGTTTATCATAAATATCATGGCGTAACATCTTCTGCGTTATGTGAATACTATTGTTCAAGAAACAGATTGCTTCTCCTTGGGAAGCGTTTCCCTTATAAATTGCCGGGCAGTATTAAAACGTCCATTTTTTACTTTAAAAATGACATGAAAAATCTGTATCACTCTCTGATTCAGGCAATAAAAAAAATGGCCGAATATCAACCTACGGAAATTATTATCAAGATTCTCGATGATCTGAAAGACATCGTTCCGAAAGTTTTTGGACCCCGGAAGGCAGTTAACTTTTTCAGCCAGTTGGAAGTGGCATTGGATCTGCGGAAAATAAAGATTGGAATTTATGATCATGCTTTTCATTTTGTCGGTGGTGGGCAGCGCTATGTAGCTAAATTAGCGGAAACACTTCAATATAAATATGATATTACATATATTGCAAATAAAGATATTACACTTGAAAAGTACAAAGAATGGTTTGATATTGACCTATCCAATTGCAAATTGAAAATCATTAAAATACCTTTCTTTCAGAAAGCCGACCGTTATTATATTGATGAAGGCATAGTTATCAACGAAGAGACTAATCCTTTCGATATAATAAGTCAGGAAAGTATGCACTACGATATATTCATTAATGCTAATATGCTGACTAAGGTAAAACCATTATCTGTTATAGCCATTTTTATTTGTCACTTTCCTGATGGGGAAAAAGAAAAATATTTTAGTGTGGATCATTACGATTATCTCTTAACTAACGGTGATTATACCTCCTTCTGGTTGAAGCAAAAGTGGGGTCTTAATTCTGCATTGCGTCTGTATCCTCCCGTTGATATGTATCATGGCAACGAAGGGTCTGATGGAAAGTCAAAAGTTATCCTGTCCGTATCCAGATTTGAACCCAGTGGAAGTAAAAAACAGCTGGAGATGATAAGGGCGTTCTGCAAGCTCTGCGAAAGAGACCAATATGTGAAGAAGGAATGGCGATTCATAATTGCGGGTGGCAGTTCAGGAGATAATTTCTACTTTAATAAAGTAAAAAGAGAAATAAATGCGATTAATGTGACCAATATTGAATTAATGCCGAACCTGACTAACTCGGATATTTTGAAACTATACGGTGAAGCATCAATATTCTGGCATGCCTGTGGTCTGGGTGAAAAGGATCCCCAACTGGTCGAACACTTCGGGATGACTACCGTCGAAGCGATGCAAAACTACTGTGTGCCCATTGTGATCAATGATGGTGGACAAAAAGAAATTGTCGAACATGAGATAAGTGGATTCCTGTTTAGCACAGTGGAAGAGTTGGTATCATGGACATTAAAAGTCATAGATGATGATGAATTGAGAAAAAGAATTGCTCAAGGTGCGTACGAAAAAAGTCACAGATTCAATGCTGAAATATTCACAAAAAACGCTCTGTCTTTTTTCTCAAATGTTGAGAACCGACTAAAAGGCGGGGAACCTTTGTCCCCGACCTAA
- a CDS encoding B12-binding domain-containing radical SAM protein: MDLGDPGVFIRPSGPLEKWQDHGLGLLRTYLARAGVETRVASTRNVRDLRGLHHTFLSADVLIMNVRSAFFPLARHAATLYKHARPDGWVIAGGMHAEVAPHEMEAIPAFDRICSGPGEGIIVDLLKDPGAFPRLVQGTGTKSMNDWPLINRELWPRPGVAKYLWPLEPTCGWGPSPVATILTSRACPWQCVFCNEASYLPHQGRRSPEAVIEELNELDRAYGPIGSVVIHDSMFFQHPAWLRQWLDLYPRRARKCWPYWAACRSDTVRRWPDLFEALVRETNWNTISIGFESGSDRVLQILNKECTAADNYFAIELLNRIGDDFVRQGKEPPKFWANIMLAIPGETREDAFDTMRMVQRMNYKHLSPAFFAPYPGSVLGYQMMKEGSSLLTADNYHRYPHDEKVRGMNYAFYRELLAGNYDDEVARRREPSAALTNDPFVRHQFYLFETMDGRRKLTYGENPKQALDILRSRGGAGEENRICEERWINVSKSELPFIISNLGQGQNQ, from the coding sequence CTGGATTTGGGGGATCCCGGCGTTTTCATCCGGCCATCGGGACCTTTGGAAAAGTGGCAGGATCACGGGTTGGGACTGTTGCGCACCTATCTGGCTCGGGCCGGGGTTGAGACCCGGGTGGCCTCAACACGGAATGTAAGGGATCTTCGCGGCTTGCATCATACATTCCTCTCGGCTGATGTGCTGATCATGAACGTACGCAGCGCATTTTTCCCTCTCGCACGTCATGCCGCGACTCTTTACAAGCATGCCAGGCCGGATGGATGGGTGATAGCCGGTGGTATGCATGCGGAAGTTGCACCCCACGAGATGGAAGCTATCCCGGCTTTCGACCGGATTTGTTCCGGTCCGGGAGAGGGGATTATCGTTGACCTATTGAAGGATCCCGGCGCTTTTCCCCGGCTGGTTCAGGGTACGGGAACAAAATCGATGAACGACTGGCCGCTGATCAACCGCGAATTATGGCCCAGACCTGGTGTTGCGAAATATCTTTGGCCCTTGGAACCGACCTGCGGATGGGGGCCTTCTCCGGTTGCCACGATTTTGACGAGCCGGGCCTGCCCCTGGCAGTGCGTGTTCTGCAATGAAGCATCATATCTCCCGCACCAGGGACGCCGGAGTCCCGAGGCGGTGATTGAGGAATTAAATGAACTCGACCGGGCGTATGGGCCAATTGGCTCTGTGGTGATTCATGATTCAATGTTTTTTCAGCATCCGGCCTGGTTAAGGCAATGGTTGGATCTTTACCCCCGGCGTGCCCGGAAATGCTGGCCGTATTGGGCGGCCTGCCGTTCGGATACAGTCAGGCGTTGGCCTGATCTATTCGAAGCTCTTGTGCGCGAGACAAATTGGAATACCATTTCAATCGGATTCGAGTCGGGGAGCGACCGGGTACTGCAGATTTTGAACAAGGAATGCACAGCGGCTGACAATTATTTTGCCATCGAACTCCTGAATCGGATTGGAGATGATTTTGTCCGGCAGGGCAAGGAACCCCCGAAGTTTTGGGCCAACATCATGCTGGCCATTCCCGGTGAAACCCGGGAGGACGCATTCGACACGATGCGTATGGTCCAGCGCATGAACTATAAACATCTTTCCCCCGCATTTTTTGCGCCCTATCCAGGTTCCGTGCTCGGTTACCAGATGATGAAGGAGGGGTCCAGTCTGTTGACGGCCGATAACTACCACCGGTATCCGCATGATGAGAAGGTCAGAGGAATGAATTATGCGTTTTACCGGGAATTGTTGGCCGGTAACTATGACGATGAAGTCGCCAGGCGCCGTGAACCGTCGGCGGCATTGACGAATGATCCGTTTGTTCGGCATCAATTTTATCTGTTTGAAACCATGGATGGCCGGCGCAAATTGACTTACGGTGAGAATCCGAAGCAGGCCTTGGATATTCTTCGTTCAAGGGGCGGAGCAGGGGAAGAGAATCGAATTTGCGAGGAACGTTGGATCAACGTTTCTAAATCCGAGTTGCCGTTTATCATTTCCAACCTGGGGCAAGGGCAGAATCAATAA